One Aneurinibacillus migulanus genomic region harbors:
- a CDS encoding Fur family transcriptional regulator — protein sequence MDGSIIDTVIARIKERGGRVTVQRLAIINVLMRLDHPTAEEIYQFMQDEFPTLSFTTVYNTLKSLKELGVVHEHYQDERSRFEITEEPHHHFHCVVCDKLIDIEPGKISLHMEPEVETEYSPLETKVVLEGICKECRKQEAGQP from the coding sequence ATGGACGGAAGTATTATTGATACAGTCATCGCCCGGATTAAGGAGCGGGGGGGACGCGTCACCGTACAGCGATTAGCTATTATCAATGTGTTGATGCGCCTGGATCATCCGACGGCGGAGGAGATTTACCAGTTCATGCAGGATGAGTTCCCGACCCTGTCATTCACGACAGTATACAACACCCTAAAATCGCTCAAAGAGCTTGGGGTGGTACATGAACATTATCAGGATGAGCGCTCGCGCTTCGAAATTACCGAAGAGCCGCACCATCACTTTCACTGTGTTGTATGCGATAAGCTGATTGATATAGAGCCGGGCAAAATTTCGTTGCATATGGAACCGGAAGTCGAAACCGAGTATTCTCCACTGGAGACAAAAGTTGTGCTTGAAGGTATCTGTAAGGAATGCCGGAAGCAGGAAGCGGGGCAGCCTTGA
- a CDS encoding alpha/beta hydrolase encodes MQTASEMLAVFLYLEEGKMHMIGCLLIHGFTGSPYEVEPVARYFAGRGWRIESPVLAGHEGHALSLNKVTWQDWVRSAEEVLQDMLLTCERVYIVGFSMGGLIAAHLAARYPIDKLVLLSASLFYINPRQLFKDAATIIKKHFTSATDAKEEYRRYLNKATSTPPRAVIHFRHLVKILKQELSKVTTPTLIIQGGKDDLVEPRSADYIYRTIRSTEKHLHILPESKHIICHDCEQAQLLQLIDKFLTSPQHASKGEMSDES; translated from the coding sequence GTGCAAACAGCAAGTGAAATGCTTGCTGTTTTTCTTTATCTTGAAGAAGGGAAGATGCATATGATCGGTTGCTTGTTGATTCATGGATTTACCGGAAGTCCGTATGAAGTAGAGCCAGTTGCTCGCTATTTTGCGGGACGGGGATGGCGAATCGAGTCTCCTGTGCTTGCCGGACATGAAGGACATGCCCTCTCCCTCAATAAGGTAACGTGGCAGGATTGGGTGCGTTCCGCCGAAGAAGTGCTGCAAGATATGTTGCTCACCTGTGAGCGTGTATATATTGTCGGTTTTTCTATGGGTGGACTTATTGCAGCGCATTTGGCTGCCCGTTATCCGATAGACAAATTGGTACTGCTAAGCGCCAGCTTGTTCTATATTAATCCACGTCAACTGTTTAAAGACGCTGCCACGATTATCAAAAAGCATTTCACATCGGCGACCGACGCCAAAGAAGAATATCGACGCTATTTGAATAAAGCGACTTCTACTCCACCACGCGCGGTTATCCACTTTCGCCATCTGGTGAAAATCTTAAAGCAAGAATTGTCGAAAGTCACAACGCCGACGCTTATCATCCAGGGTGGCAAAGACGATCTGGTGGAACCTCGTAGTGCTGACTACATCTACCGTACAATTCGCTCGACGGAAAAACACCTACATATTCTTCCGGAATCGAAACATATTATTTGTCATGATTGCGAACAGGCGCAGTTACTTCAATTGATTGACAAATTTTTGACTTCTCCGCAACACGCCAGCAAAGGAGAGATGTCTGATGAAAGCTAA
- a CDS encoding DUF418 domain-containing protein encodes MKEKSKRIRLLDILRGFAVLGTLGTNIWIFAHLGNLSYIFTFDHSEWWTSINDFIRLFVLFLVNGKLLGLLTIMFGVGLELKYQQSLRKGTAWPGTYLWTSFILLVEGFIHFALVMEYDILMSYAVTAIIVCFVVRRGDEAIKRTMKWVGGFHAAMLLFVLVIGIYANLIGANISLGDMRDTVMLYKEDNWLEQVQYRLLHFLSLRIEVILVIPMNIFLFLLGVTLMRSGAFSPDENGRKLRAKLLKIGLLAGLPLNLLIFIPGGAFDFPVRYLFAPILSLGYMSIIARLVEKKPNFWLWSRLEQAGKMSLSCYVIQNILGTAIFYGWGLGLGEKVDSLSIVMIWLLICVFQLGFAFLWLQKFPIGPMELARKYLSRTTYQ; translated from the coding sequence GTGAAGGAAAAAAGCAAAAGAATCCGACTGCTTGATATATTGCGCGGTTTTGCTGTTTTAGGAACGCTTGGAACGAATATTTGGATATTTGCTCATCTGGGCAACTTATCCTATATTTTTACGTTTGACCATTCTGAATGGTGGACATCAATTAATGATTTCATCAGGCTATTCGTTTTATTTCTCGTAAACGGCAAGTTGCTCGGACTGTTGACAATTATGTTTGGCGTCGGACTTGAACTAAAGTACCAGCAATCCTTGCGCAAGGGAACGGCCTGGCCTGGAACTTACCTGTGGACGTCGTTTATATTACTGGTAGAAGGTTTTATTCATTTCGCACTCGTCATGGAATACGATATATTAATGAGCTATGCTGTGACCGCAATTATCGTTTGTTTTGTAGTCAGACGTGGAGACGAAGCAATTAAAAGAACGATGAAATGGGTCGGTGGTTTTCATGCTGCAATGCTTTTATTCGTTTTAGTGATAGGAATATATGCAAACCTGATAGGAGCCAATATTTCCCTGGGTGACATGCGGGATACCGTTATGCTGTATAAGGAGGATAACTGGCTGGAACAGGTTCAATACAGACTGTTGCATTTCCTTTCACTCAGAATTGAAGTGATTCTCGTCATTCCAATGAATATTTTTCTCTTTTTACTTGGCGTCACGCTTATGCGTTCCGGCGCATTCTCACCGGATGAAAACGGCAGAAAGCTTCGTGCAAAGCTGCTGAAAATCGGATTACTCGCCGGATTGCCGTTAAACTTATTAATTTTTATTCCCGGCGGTGCGTTTGATTTTCCTGTCCGCTATTTGTTCGCTCCTATTCTGTCTCTCGGCTATATGTCCATAATTGCCAGATTAGTAGAGAAAAAGCCAAACTTCTGGCTTTGGTCGCGGTTAGAGCAGGCCGGAAAAATGTCGCTCAGCTGCTATGTCATACAAAATATTCTTGGAACGGCTATTTTCTATGGATGGGGACTTGGGCTTGGCGAAAAGGTGGATTCACTCTCAATTGTCATGATTTGGCTGCTTATTTGCGTGTTTCAGCTCGGCTTTGCCTTTTTATGGTTACAGAAGTTCCCAATCGGTCCAATGGAATTAGCTCGAAAATATTTATCACGTACTACCTATCAGTAA
- a CDS encoding alpha/beta hydrolase, which translates to MKAKRRSPETFLYSGGKVGLLLLHGFTGSTAEMQPMGRFFHKLGFTVYAPLLAGHGTTPEEMAETRWPDWWQSALDGYERLEEEGCERIAVAGLSMGGLLTMRLAYHRHPFALILLNTPVDVRDKRIRWARYVHHIRPYIPRGGTKEAHIESELFPYERSPVACIASLWSLINLTKKEMNRVKVPTLVVQSTIDETVEPASGDYIYSHIGSNYKEMKRYHKSGHIITLDKEREHVFRDIADFLEIIIGKV; encoded by the coding sequence ATGAAAGCTAAGCGACGCTCCCCGGAGACATTTTTATATTCAGGCGGCAAAGTCGGACTGCTTTTGCTTCACGGATTCACTGGAAGCACAGCCGAGATGCAGCCGATGGGCCGCTTTTTTCATAAGCTTGGGTTTACGGTATATGCGCCCTTACTTGCCGGTCACGGTACGACACCAGAGGAGATGGCTGAAACCCGCTGGCCTGACTGGTGGCAGAGCGCGCTGGACGGGTATGAACGCCTAGAAGAAGAAGGCTGCGAACGAATTGCAGTGGCTGGGCTTTCCATGGGTGGCTTATTGACCATGCGCCTTGCATATCATCGTCATCCTTTTGCGCTCATTCTACTGAATACGCCAGTGGACGTGCGTGACAAACGAATCCGCTGGGCAAGATACGTGCATCATATTCGCCCTTATATTCCCCGCGGCGGCACTAAGGAGGCGCATATCGAATCAGAGCTATTTCCTTATGAACGTAGCCCTGTTGCCTGCATTGCTAGCCTCTGGTCCCTTATTAATCTTACAAAAAAAGAAATGAACCGCGTAAAGGTGCCTACGCTCGTTGTTCAATCCACTATCGATGAGACTGTAGAGCCGGCGAGCGGTGATTATATTTATTCACATATTGGTTCAAACTATAAAGAAATGAAACGATATCATAAATCCGGTCACATCATTACGCTTGACAAAGAGCGAGAACATGTTTTCCGCGATATAGCTGATTTTCTGGAAATAATTATTGGTAAAGTATAG
- the secG gene encoding preprotein translocase subunit SecG produces the protein MAVFLKIILVIVSILLIGVVLLQSGKSAGLSGSIAGGAEQIMGKAKARGVDALLNKITVILAVLFMVLSIAVAYFLRT, from the coding sequence ATGGCTGTATTTCTCAAGATAATACTTGTAATTGTTTCAATTTTGCTTATCGGAGTCGTATTGCTCCAATCCGGCAAGAGCGCCGGTCTTTCCGGTTCGATTGCGGGCGGAGCCGAACAGATCATGGGAAAAGCAAAAGCACGAGGCGTTGATGCCTTGTTAAATAAAATAACGGTAATTCTGGCAGTGCTTTTTATGGTATTATCTATCGCTGTCGCGTATTTCTTACGCACATAA